A genomic region of Clavibacter michiganensis subsp. insidiosus contains the following coding sequences:
- the gyrA gene encoding DNA gyrase subunit A, with translation MADDKTPDDEQGTGATPDDEQAPSTGDALPQEGVTPASSAAAASDSLPGAIIDPDATVVVTHDRIEQVDLQLEMQRSFLDYAMSVIVQRALPEVRDGLKPVHRRVIYAMYDGGYRPDRSFFKSARVVGEVMGQFHPHGDSSIYDALVRLVQPWSLRYPLALGQGNFGSAGNDGAAAPRYTETKMAPLAMEMVRDITEDTVDFQDNYDGRTLEPKILPSRFPNLLVNGSVGIAVGMATNIPPHNLREVAAGAQWLLAHPDANREELLEALLERIKGPDFPTGAQVLGTKGIIDAYRTGRGSITMRAVVAVEEIQGRVCLVVTELPYQVNPDNLAIKIAELVKDGKLGGVADIRDETSGRTGQRLVIVLKRDAVAKVVLNNLYKHTQLQENFGANMLAIVDGIPRTLALDGFISAWVDHQIDVIVRRTQYRLNEAEARAHILRGYLKALDALDDVIALIRRSETVEVARSGLMKLLDIDELQANAILEMQLRRLAALERQKIQDQAAELEERIAEYKHILATPTVQREIISTELQEITDKYGDDRRTEIMLGFDGDMSMEDLIPEEEMVVTVTRGGYIKRTRIDNYRSQHRGGKGVRGAQLRADDVVEHFFVTTTHHWLLFLTDKGRVYRAKAYELQEAGRDAKGQHVANLLAMQPDEEIQQVLDIRDYQVAQYLVLATRDGLMKKTALTEYDTNRTGGIIAINLRDGDALVSALLVDEDDDLLLVSRKGMSLRFSADNQALRPMGRSTSGVKGMTFRGDDTLLSASVVGEQGYVFVVTEGGFAKRTAADQYRVQNRGGMGIKVAKLQDARGDLAGALIVGEEDEILVVLASGKVVRSVVAEVPAKGRDTMGVVFARFADDDRIISLAKNSERNLVVPEAAPDASDGTAAGKGTPDE, from the coding sequence ATGGCCGACGACAAGACTCCGGACGACGAGCAGGGCACGGGGGCGACCCCGGACGACGAGCAGGCGCCGTCGACCGGCGACGCTCTTCCGCAGGAGGGCGTGACGCCGGCGTCCTCCGCCGCCGCGGCCTCCGACTCCCTGCCGGGCGCCATCATCGACCCTGACGCCACGGTCGTCGTCACGCACGACCGCATCGAGCAGGTCGACCTCCAGCTCGAGATGCAGCGCTCGTTCCTCGACTACGCGATGAGCGTCATCGTCCAGCGCGCGCTCCCCGAGGTGCGCGACGGCCTGAAGCCTGTGCACCGCCGCGTGATCTACGCCATGTACGACGGCGGCTACCGGCCCGACCGCTCCTTCTTCAAGTCGGCCCGCGTGGTCGGTGAGGTCATGGGGCAGTTCCACCCGCACGGCGACTCGTCCATCTACGACGCGCTCGTCCGCCTCGTCCAGCCGTGGAGCCTGCGCTACCCGCTCGCGCTCGGCCAGGGCAATTTCGGCTCCGCCGGCAACGACGGCGCGGCCGCCCCGCGGTACACCGAGACCAAGATGGCCCCGCTCGCCATGGAGATGGTCCGGGACATCACCGAGGACACGGTCGACTTCCAGGACAACTACGACGGGCGCACGCTCGAGCCGAAGATCCTGCCGTCGCGCTTCCCGAACCTGCTGGTCAACGGATCCGTCGGCATCGCGGTCGGCATGGCCACCAACATCCCGCCGCACAACCTCCGCGAGGTCGCGGCCGGTGCGCAGTGGCTGCTCGCCCACCCGGATGCGAACCGGGAGGAACTCCTCGAGGCGCTCCTCGAGCGGATCAAGGGCCCCGACTTCCCGACCGGCGCCCAGGTGCTCGGCACCAAGGGCATCATCGACGCGTACCGCACCGGCCGCGGCTCCATCACGATGCGGGCCGTCGTCGCCGTCGAGGAGATCCAGGGCCGCGTCTGCCTCGTCGTCACCGAGCTCCCGTACCAGGTGAACCCCGACAACCTGGCGATCAAGATCGCCGAGCTCGTGAAGGACGGCAAGCTCGGCGGCGTCGCCGACATCCGCGACGAGACCTCCGGCCGCACGGGCCAGCGCCTCGTCATCGTGCTCAAGCGCGACGCGGTCGCCAAGGTCGTGCTGAACAACCTCTACAAGCACACGCAGCTGCAGGAGAACTTCGGCGCGAACATGCTCGCGATCGTCGACGGGATCCCGCGCACGCTGGCGCTCGACGGCTTCATCTCCGCGTGGGTCGACCACCAGATCGACGTCATCGTGCGCCGCACGCAGTACCGCCTCAACGAGGCCGAGGCCCGCGCGCACATCCTGCGCGGCTACCTGAAGGCGCTCGACGCGCTCGACGACGTCATCGCCCTCATCCGCCGGTCCGAGACGGTCGAGGTCGCCCGCAGCGGCCTGATGAAGCTGCTCGACATCGACGAGCTGCAGGCCAACGCGATCCTCGAGATGCAGCTCCGCCGCCTCGCCGCGCTGGAGCGCCAGAAGATCCAGGACCAGGCGGCCGAGCTCGAGGAGCGCATCGCCGAGTACAAGCACATCCTGGCGACGCCCACCGTGCAGCGGGAGATCATCAGCACCGAGCTGCAGGAGATCACCGACAAGTACGGCGACGACCGGCGCACGGAGATCATGCTCGGCTTCGACGGCGACATGAGCATGGAGGACCTCATCCCCGAGGAGGAGATGGTGGTCACGGTCACGCGCGGCGGGTACATCAAGCGCACGCGCATCGACAACTACCGCAGCCAGCACCGCGGCGGCAAGGGCGTGCGCGGTGCGCAGCTCCGGGCCGACGACGTGGTCGAGCACTTCTTCGTCACGACCACGCACCACTGGCTCCTGTTCCTCACGGACAAGGGCCGCGTCTACCGCGCCAAGGCGTACGAGCTGCAGGAGGCCGGCCGCGACGCCAAGGGCCAGCACGTCGCCAACCTGCTCGCGATGCAGCCGGACGAGGAGATCCAGCAGGTCCTCGACATCCGCGACTACCAGGTGGCCCAATACCTCGTGCTCGCCACCCGCGACGGCCTGATGAAGAAGACGGCCCTCACGGAGTACGACACGAACCGCACCGGCGGCATCATCGCGATCAACCTCCGCGACGGCGACGCGCTCGTCTCTGCGCTCCTCGTGGACGAGGACGACGACCTCCTCCTCGTCTCCCGCAAGGGCATGTCGCTGCGGTTCTCCGCGGACAACCAGGCGCTCCGTCCGATGGGTCGATCCACATCCGGCGTGAAGGGCATGACGTTCCGCGGGGACGACACGCTGCTCAGCGCATCCGTCGTCGGCGAGCAGGGCTACGTGTTCGTCGTCACCGAGGGCGGCTTCGCGAAGCGCACCGCCGCGGACCAGTACCGCGTGCAGAACCGCGGCGGCATGGGCATCAAGGTGGCCAAGCTGCAGGACGCCCGGGGCGACCTCGCGGGGGCGCTCATCGTCGGCGAGGAGGACGAGATCCTCGTCGTGCTCGCCAGCGGCAAGGTGGTACGGTCTGTCGTGGCCGAGGTCCCGGCGAAGGGCAGAGACACCATGGGTGTCGTGTTCGCCCGGTTCGCGGACGACGACAGGATCATCTCACTGGCCAAGAACTCCGAACGCAACCTGGTGGTCCCCGAAGCTGCGCCCGACGCGTCCGACGGTACCGCTGCTGGAAAGGGAACACCTGATGAGTAG